The Limosilactobacillus panis DNA segment ACCTCGCACAGTCAGGTCTTTCTGCCTTAGCAGGAATGTTTGGTTAGTAAAATGAAAGAAGAAAATATTAAGCAGCATTTTCGACCGAACGAAGGACCCTTTATCGATCAAGTAGCGGACTGGATCAGCACGGCAATTGCCCAGTACCGACCGGTCCTCACTTCCTTTTTAAACCCCCGACAACGTTACATCGCACAAACGATTGCCAATCGTCACGATGATCAGGTCAGAGTGACTAGTAATGGTGGTTGGAGCGGTGCCGAAATGCAACGACTCCTGTTTTATCCGCCCTATTACAAGCCCCAGGATAGTGACTTTGATCTTCAAGTTTTAGAGGTTAACTATCCGACTAAGTTTGTGGAACTTAACCATCGGCAGATTATGGGAACGTTAATCGGCGAAGGAATGGCGCGTAATGCTTTTGGCGATATTTTAGGCGACCAGGGACGATGGCAAGTTGTGGTGACAACTTCCATGGCCCAGTATTTACGGACAAGTGTGCACCATGTTGGCCGGACAAAAGTTAAGTGGCTACCGGTAACCGATTTGGCAGCGGTGTTAACTCCCGTTGAAGATTGGGAAGCGGTGACGACCACTGTAACCTCTTTACGCCTGGATAGCATCGTGGCGGCCGGCTTTAATTACTCTCGTAACCGGGCGAAGACGTTGATTGAGCACGGCATGGTCCGGCTTAATTGGGAGGACATTACCCGGCCGGATGAGCAGGTCGTTGTCCATGACCTAATCTCGGTCCGCCATGCTGGTCGCATACGGCTAGATGAAGATGATGGCAAGACACGGAAGGGTAAAGATAAAATTAGACTGTCAGTTGTGCATGCATAGTATTTGGAGGAAATAAAAATGGCTTTAACTGTGGAACAAATTAATAAACAAAACTTTTCAACTAAAATGCGGGGCTTCAACCAGGAGGAAGTTACGAACTTCATTCAAGAAGTTTCCCAAACGGTTCAAGAATTAACTGAAGAAAATCATGCATTGAAAGAGACCGTTAAGGCGGACGAGGAAAAGTTGAAATACTTTAGTGAATTAAAGGACTCCCTTAACAAGTCAATCCTGGTTGCCCAAGAAGCGGCTGACAAGGTAAAGAGCAATGCTAAGCGGGAAGCAGACATCATGGTCCGTGAAGCGCAGAAGCAAGCTACTGATATCGTTTCTGAAGCAAACGAAAAGTCCAACCAAGTTATTGACCACACGACTGAAGAAGCTCGGAAACTGACGACCGAAACCAATGATTTGAAGAAGCAGACCCGAATCTTCCGACAACGGTTACAGGTTATGCTTGAATCTCAGCTTGAGGTTGTTAAAAGTGATGAGTGGGACAAACTACTGGCGGATGATAATCCAGAACAATATGATGAAATTCAAAAGATGTTTGGAAATGACCTTGACAAGAATTCATCGGAAAGTGTAGAATCAACAGCAATTAGTTCCGCATCCCCAGCAGATGAGAACTTCGCTGACCAACCAGCTGTTGAGCCTGAATCATCTGCACCAACCGGCCCAGAGCCAGCAAAACAACCTGCGGCGAGTGAGCAGCCAGTTGTTCCCGCTGATTCAGGGGAAACGGTAGTTGTCTTCCCAGACAGCGACGAGGAAAAGAACTAGGGATAAATTAACTAGTGAACTTAAATAAAAACGTTGAAGAGAAGTGGATTTTACCACCCGACCCCAGCGAGTCAGTAGTTTTGGTGTGAGACTGATGATCGGTGTTTAGTCCTGATCGACTCTGAGTGTTGTACTCAACTTGTAGTAGGTACGACCGGTTCATGACCGTTATCAATGACAAGAGGAGGCCAAAATTGGCCTTGAAAATGGGTGGTACCACGATAGCTTCGTCCCTTTTAGGGATGGAGCTTTTTTATTTCAGTTCACTAGAAAAGAGAAAGGAGTAGTTGTTATGCGGGTTAAAGATACGTTAAATCTTGGCCGGACTAAGTTCCCCATGCGGGGTAAGTTGCCGGTGACCGAAGCTAAGCGTGAACAGCTTTGGGAAGAAAATAAAGTTTACCAATTACGACAAAAATTGAATGAGGGGAAGCCAACCTTTGTGCTTCACGATGGCCCACCGTATGCCAATGGTAATATTCACATTGGCCACGCCATGAACAAAATTTCCAAGGATTTCATTGTTCGTTACAAGTCAATGACTGGCTATCGGGCACCCTATGTTCCTGGTTGGGATACTCACGGGCTGCCAATCGAACACCAACTGACTAAGTCCGGCTATGACCGTAAAAAAATGTCCACATCCGAATTCCGGGACCTATGTCGCAAGTACGCCTTAGAGCAGGTTGACAAGCAGCGGACCGACTTCAAACGACTGGGGGTTAGTGGCGAATGGGATCACCCGTACTTGACCCTGGATAAGGAATTTGAAGCTGCGCAGGTTCGGGTCTTCGGTGAGTTCGCCAAGAAGGGCTTACTCTACCAAGCTAAAAAACCCGTTTATTGGTCCTGGTCTTCAGAATCAGCACTGGCGGAAGCCGAAGTTGAATACCACGATGTTGTTGCTAAGACAGCCTTCTTTGCTGAGCAGGTAAAGGATGGTAAAGGCATTCTTGATGACAATGCCTACTTGGTAGTTTGGACGACGACGCCGTGGACCGTTCCCGCTTCTGAAGCCGTGGCGGTCAATGGCAAGTTTGACTACTCGGTTGTGAAGCCAGCTGATGATGACCGTCAATTTGTAATTGGCACTGAATTACTCGATGGCGTTGCTGAAAAGCTCGGCTGGAAGGACTATGAGGTTGTTAAACACCTTGCCGGAACAGATCTTGATGGCATGGTTACCAAGCATCCTTACCTCGACCGCGACATCCTGGTAGGGACGGCTGACTACGTTACTGCTGATGCTGGTACCGGTTTGGTTCACACGGCTCCTGGCTATGGTGACGATGACTACCACTTCGGCTTGGAACACAACTTACCAATCTTTGCCCCAATTAATGACCAAGGGGTCCTGACTAAGGAAAATGGCGCCGACTTTGATGGTGTCTTCTACCAGGATGCGGATGATGTTTCTTTGAAGAAACTGGAAGAAAATGGTGCCCTCCTGCTTGAAGAGCCATTGAAGCACTCCTACCCATTCGATTGGCGGACTAAGAAGCCAATCATCTTCCGGGCCACCGACCAGTGGTTTGTTTCCATTGACAAGATGCGTCAGGATATCCTGAACGCCCTGGAAGATGTTGAATACAAGCCATCCTGGGGGAAGGTTCGTCTCAGAAACATGATCAAGGATCGTGGCGACTGGGTAATTTCCCGGCAACGGGTTTGGGGTGTTCCATTGCCAATCTTCTACGCTGAAGATGGGACGCCAATCATGGAAGAAGAGACTATTAATCACGTTGCTGACTTGTTTGCCAAGTATGGCTCCAACGTCTGGTTTGACCGGGATGCTAAGGACTTGCTTCCAGATGGCTACACTAATGAACATTCACCACACGGTAAGTTTACTAAGGAAACGGACATCATGGATGTTTGGTTCGATTCCGGTTCTTCTCACCAGGGTGTTCTGGCAGAACGGGACTATCTGACCTACCCTGCTGACCTGTACCTGGAAGGTTCTGACCAGTACCGGGGTTGGTTCAACTCTAGTCTGATTACCAGCGTGGTTTGCTCTGGTAAGGCCCCTTATAAGGGCATTGTTTCCCAAGGCTTTACTCTTGATAAAAAGGGTAAGAAGATGTCAAAGTCAATGGGGAATGTTATTGACCCGAACAAGGTCGTCAAGCAGATGGGGGCCGAAATTATCCGTCTGTGGGTAATGTCTGCTGATACCTCTGCCGATGTCCGGGTTTCAATGGGAACCTTCCAGCAGATTTCCGAGGCTTACCGGAAGTTGCGGAATACCTTCCGCTTCCTGTTAGCCAACACGGGTGACTTTAAACCAGCAGAAAACACAGTCTCCTATGAGAAGATGGCCAGTGTCGACCAGTACATGATGGTCAAGCTGAACCACTTCTTGAAGAAAATGCGGGACTACTTTGACGAGTATGACTTCCTGGATGCCTACAAGTTGCTCATCAACTTCGTCAACAATGACCTTTCCGCCTTCTACATGAACCTGGCGAAGGACGTCCTGTACATTGAACCAGCCGATTCACACGCACGGCGGTCAATGCAGACGGTCTTCTACAACATCTTGCTGACGATGGTCAAGCTCTTGACACCAATTCTTCCCCACACCACTGAAGAGGTTTGGGAATACATGGACGAACCGGAACAGTTTGCCCAGCTGACGGAAATTCCTGATGCCCGGTCTTTTGCTAATGAGACTGAACTACTGGACAAGTGGGAACAGTTCATGGAGGTCCGTTCTCATGTCCTGAAGGGACTAGAAGAAGCCCGGAATGACAAGCAGATTGGTAAGTCCCTTGAAGCAGCGGTCGATCTTTACCTAGACGCCAACCAACAAAAGCTGGTTGATAGCTTAAACGAAAACGTTGCGCTCTTGCTTGGGGTCTCTGCCTTGCACCTGCACCCATTTGACGA contains these protein-coding regions:
- the ileS gene encoding isoleucine--tRNA ligase, with the translated sequence MRVKDTLNLGRTKFPMRGKLPVTEAKREQLWEENKVYQLRQKLNEGKPTFVLHDGPPYANGNIHIGHAMNKISKDFIVRYKSMTGYRAPYVPGWDTHGLPIEHQLTKSGYDRKKMSTSEFRDLCRKYALEQVDKQRTDFKRLGVSGEWDHPYLTLDKEFEAAQVRVFGEFAKKGLLYQAKKPVYWSWSSESALAEAEVEYHDVVAKTAFFAEQVKDGKGILDDNAYLVVWTTTPWTVPASEAVAVNGKFDYSVVKPADDDRQFVIGTELLDGVAEKLGWKDYEVVKHLAGTDLDGMVTKHPYLDRDILVGTADYVTADAGTGLVHTAPGYGDDDYHFGLEHNLPIFAPINDQGVLTKENGADFDGVFYQDADDVSLKKLEENGALLLEEPLKHSYPFDWRTKKPIIFRATDQWFVSIDKMRQDILNALEDVEYKPSWGKVRLRNMIKDRGDWVISRQRVWGVPLPIFYAEDGTPIMEEETINHVADLFAKYGSNVWFDRDAKDLLPDGYTNEHSPHGKFTKETDIMDVWFDSGSSHQGVLAERDYLTYPADLYLEGSDQYRGWFNSSLITSVVCSGKAPYKGIVSQGFTLDKKGKKMSKSMGNVIDPNKVVKQMGAEIIRLWVMSADTSADVRVSMGTFQQISEAYRKLRNTFRFLLANTGDFKPAENTVSYEKMASVDQYMMVKLNHFLKKMRDYFDEYDFLDAYKLLINFVNNDLSAFYMNLAKDVLYIEPADSHARRSMQTVFYNILLTMVKLLTPILPHTTEEVWEYMDEPEQFAQLTEIPDARSFANETELLDKWEQFMEVRSHVLKGLEEARNDKQIGKSLEAAVDLYLDANQQKLVDSLNENVALLLGVSALHLHPFDEAPVDADKYEDGVAVKVSPATGETCARCRMVKADVGTDDAYPMLCARCAKIVRTNFPETVETGLEK
- a CDS encoding DivIVA domain-containing protein — encoded protein: MALTVEQINKQNFSTKMRGFNQEEVTNFIQEVSQTVQELTEENHALKETVKADEEKLKYFSELKDSLNKSILVAQEAADKVKSNAKREADIMVREAQKQATDIVSEANEKSNQVIDHTTEEARKLTTETNDLKKQTRIFRQRLQVMLESQLEVVKSDEWDKLLADDNPEQYDEIQKMFGNDLDKNSSESVESTAISSASPADENFADQPAVEPESSAPTGPEPAKQPAASEQPVVPADSGETVVVFPDSDEEKN
- a CDS encoding RNA-binding protein, with amino-acid sequence MKEENIKQHFRPNEGPFIDQVADWISTAIAQYRPVLTSFLNPRQRYIAQTIANRHDDQVRVTSNGGWSGAEMQRLLFYPPYYKPQDSDFDLQVLEVNYPTKFVELNHRQIMGTLIGEGMARNAFGDILGDQGRWQVVVTTSMAQYLRTSVHHVGRTKVKWLPVTDLAAVLTPVEDWEAVTTTVTSLRLDSIVAAGFNYSRNRAKTLIEHGMVRLNWEDITRPDEQVVVHDLISVRHAGRIRLDEDDGKTRKGKDKIRLSVVHA